One Cardiocondyla obscurior isolate alpha-2009 linkage group LG09, Cobs3.1, whole genome shotgun sequence genomic window, tgaaatattgaacaaatttaaaacgataaaGTTTGAGGGGCAAAAACCAGACTGTATTAAAggtttttttataacaattaacagTGTCCTCCAATTGGCCGATGATCTCCAGCTTAATTATGGTATTGAACATCTCAAAACTCGTCGGTTATGTCAGGACCCGTTAGAAAACTTATTTGCTGTTATCAGACAGCAACATGATTGTAACTTATATCCTTCGCCAACGCAATTTGAAAATGGAATTCGCCAAGTTTATATTActcaattaacaaaaatttctaACATTACTAATTGCGAAGCTGATGACAATCAgttttttgccaaattaagCAACTTGGTAACTCAAATTCAGTCAAAAAAGACATTACCAGACGCAGAAACTGAATTCCCAATtcttattgaaattaataaagcagagttagaaatagaagaatcagatattattaatataatgaaggagttaaatactaaaaaatcTGATGTTGGAGTAAAAACtgcagaattaaataaagccgatgaagaattaaatactaaaatttttactgaaaaatcatcaaaatattatataagcGGTTTTTTGATGAacaaatttcttaaatttcacAACTGTCAAACTTGTAAAAGTATTCTTGTACAAGagactgtaaataattataaacacTATAAACTATTTACTATGgcaaaacaatataaaaatgtaaataatctaaaatatgTAACTGacgatattttcaaaaatatccaagcatggaaaaaaaaatttcaatctattattaaaagtaaactacatttaaaaaatatttccaaaacTTTGATcattatgttattaaaaaaaaaacgtcagtTCATTGCAATTATGTTCTCCGGAGGCAACAAGAAGCTTTATTATGTTTATAAGAATTCGTTGCCATTGGGAAGCACGATTTATTAAACGAATTTTGAAAAAGGGTGACACTTTAATGCTAAAAAAGACTATAAAAAAGTCTAAACCAaagcatttatatataaaaaaataaaaaaatttaatgcactTGTTAGATTTTAAAGCTTTAAagagttatatgtatatatatatacttaagTAGCTAACacatataattgataaatatggTTACCTGTAAtcaattacatatttatgcaTAAtgaattctaataataatggagctattaataaacgtaaaattagaGGGGCAACCATCGATACATTTTTTCAGTAGTAGTAGCTACTACACTGATATTCATTTTCAACGCGTATGCGCGAAAATTCTGTCCCGATTCCCATCACTGACTTGAATATGGACATGCTTTCCATCAATGGCCCCAATACAATGAACaaaattccatttttcttcaaaattttGAGCAATATCCAGCCAATCTTTTTCTGTAAGATGACCTGGAAGAACTAAAGGACACAAACAATCCCAAATTGCTTCACATGTTTCATGAATTATGTTACTTGCTGTTGTCTTTCCTACAAGATATTGATACGACATTGATGTCATAGAGTCTCCAGAAGCAAGAtatctacaattttttatatattacataataatacttatgcaataaagtaaaaatgtttaatataattatgtaaattacatagataaatgtattaataaactGTCATATATATTACTCATAGTAATCGCACACCGCGCTTATGCACGCGCTTTTATACACGCGCATACGAGATTATCCCTTATGCTTATCTAATTGTATAATGTCCATCTTGTTTGCTTACTTTCATGTGTCATAGTCGATAACATGTTAATAAAGAAGATATGCAATTACTATGAGTAATATATATCATAATAActaataaacatatttacgTACCTCAATGTCAAAGCCAATCGTTCAGATGGTGTAACGGATTGACGAATAACATCCTGTTTTTGTATATGTAATCTAATTATGCCCAATAATTCTTTCAACTGAGATGCACTcattcaaaaataattgttaaaacgtatgtcttttaataataatttcggcatcgacgcaaaataaaaaccaTGTTCACTACGGTTTTGAAAAATGGGTGCTACCCagtactttttctttttgtaacttttttttttttttaataaaagtaacatAGCACTTGCTATTATGGTTGTAcgacgttttttaatttcttctgcAACAACAAGTGCCACTGTACGTTCTAGGTCTTCGTcggtattcatttttttaatcaagacTCTGATGACTATGTTTCAATAAGTTGCTCCAAATGATATTGATGTAAAAGACTGTGTAAAAGACTGTTGAGTTAAAACCTTAGAGCATATATTACTGGAGGGGAATGTTAAATTGAATCTGTGACCAAGTTcggtgtgagagagaaaggtagAGTATTACCATTGTCCTTAATGCGCAAACGCGGAGATGTCACGTTTTTCAATTAGCGAAATGCATGAAGTAAGAGtcgaaatgtataaatatcgtaaaaaagaaattaatatataaaataaatcatccGCGTTTGCGCATTAAAAACAATGGTAATACTctacctttctctctcacactgaACTTGGACACAGATTTTTAACGGAAATTATAAACTATTCCTTCTCCAATAATATATGCTTTAAAGTTAAAACACAAGGTTGTGCCTACCACAAGGCAGGGGCAAAGCGGTAAAACGGAAAACCGCGGCTGATTCGTCGAAATACAGCGTCGGTACGAGAAAATTTGGAGCTCGAGCGCGATCGAACAAGAGCGGCGAATTAGGAGTCAAAATTCAGAGcgacagaaaagaaaattaaatgttttgaCTACAAGGCTGTGTTTAGAAACTTCCCCGGGTAAGTAAATGTTAcccaaattatatatttgagtGCTTGTTTCCTATGTTGTTTCCAGTATTTCTGAACAAATTTGGGTAACATTTACTTACCCGGAAAAGTTTCTGAACGTAGCCCAGCATttcgttgattaattaaaaaataaatgttagcaaagtatctttattttactatCTAATTAACCAGCATTACATTTAATCTTCCAAAAT contains:
- the LOC139105315 gene encoding uncharacterized protein; its protein translation is MSASQLKELLGIIRLHIQKQDVIRQSVTPSERLALTLRYLASGDSMTSMSYQYLVGKTTASNIIHETCEAIWDCLCPLVLPGHLTEKDWLDIAQNFEEKWNFVHCIGAIDGKHVHIQVTIFINYMC